From Macaca fascicularis isolate 582-1 chromosome 14, T2T-MFA8v1.1, a single genomic window includes:
- the PNPLA2 gene encoding patatin-like phospholipase domain-containing protein 2 produces the protein MFPREKTWNISFAGCGFLGVYYVGVASCLREHAPFLVANATHIYGASAGALTATALVTGVCLGEAGAKFIEVSKEARKRFLGPLHPSFNLVKIIRSFLLKVLPADSHEHANGRLGISLTRVSDGENVIISHFNSKDELIQANVCSGFIPVYCGLIPPSLQGVRYVDGGISDNLPLYELKNTITVSPFSGESDICPQDSSTNIHELRVTNTSIQFNLRNLYRLSKALFPPEPLVLREMCKQGYRDGLRFLQRNGLLNRPNPLLALPPACPHGPEDEDEAMESAQAVDHSQLPGEDHILEHLPVRLNEALLEACVEPTDLLTTLSNMLPVRLATAMMVPYTLPLESALSFTIRLLEWLPDVPEDIRWMKEQTGSICQYLVMRAKRKLGRHLSSRLPEQVELRRVQSLPSVPLSCATYSEALPGWMRNNLSLGDALAKWEECQRQLLLGLFCTNVAFPPEALRMRASAGPAPADPAPADPDDLASPQHPPGLPPC, from the exons aTGTTTCCCCGGGAGAAGACGTGGAACATCTCATTCGCGGGCTGCGGCTTCCTCGGCGTCTACTACGTCGGCGTGGCCTCCTGCCTCCGCGAGCACGCGCCCTTCCTGGTGGCCAACGCCACGCACATCTATGGCGCCTCGGCCGGGGCGCTCACGGCCACGGCTCTGGTCACCGGGGTCTGCCTGG GTGAGGCTGGTGCCAAGTTCATTGAGGTATCTAAAGAGGCCCGGAAGCGGTTCCTGGGCCCCCTGCACCCCTCCTTCAACCTGGTAAAGATCATCCGCAGTTTCCTGCTGAAGGTTCTGCCAGCTGATAGCCATGAGCATGCCAATGGGCGCCTGGGCATCTCCCTGACCCGCGTGTCGGACGGCGAGAATGTCATTATATCCCACTTCAACTCCAAGGACGAGCTCAtccag GCCAATGTCTGCAGCGGTTTCATCCCCGTGTACTGTGGgctcatccctccctccctccaggggGTG CGCTATGTGGATGGTGGCATTTCGGACAACCTGCCACTCTATGAGCTTAAGAACACCATCACAGTGTCCCCTTTCTCGGGCGAGAGTGACATCTGTCCACAGGACAGCTCCACCAACATCCACGAGCTGCGAGTCACCAACACCAGCATCCAGTTCAACCTTCGCAACCTCTACCGCCTCTCCAAGGCCCTCTTCCCGCCTGAGCCCCTG GTGCTGCGAGAGATGTGCAAGCAGGGCTACCGGGACGGCCTGCGCTTCCTGCAGCGGAACG gccttcTGAACCGACCCAACCCCTTGCTGGCGTTGCCCCCCGCCTGCCCCCACGGCCCAGAGGACGAGGACGAGGCCATGGAGAGTGCCCAAGCGGTGGACCACTCACAGCTGCCCGGGGAAGATCACATCCTGGAGCACCTGCCCGTCCGACTCAATGAGG CCCTGCTGGAGGCCTGCGTGGAGCCCACAGACCTGCTGACCACCCTCTCCAACATGCTGCCCGTGCGTCTGGCCACTGCAATGATGGTGCCCTACACGCTGCCGCTGGAGAGCGCTCTGTCCTTCACCATCCG CTTGCTGGAGTGGCTGCCCGACGTTCCCGAGGACATCCGGTGGATGAAGGAGCAGACGGGCAGCATCTGCCAGTACCTGGTGATGCGCGCCAAGAGGAAGCTGGGCAGGCACCTGTCCTCCAG GCTGCCGGAGCAGGTGGAGCTGCGCCGCGTCCAGTCGTTGCCCTCCGTGCCGCTGTCCTGCGCCACCTACAGCGAGGCACTGCCCGGCTGGATGCGCAACAACCTGTCGCTGGGGGACGCGCTGGCCAAGTGGGAGGAGTGCCAGCGCCAGCTGCTGCTCGGCCTCTTCTGCACCAACGTGGCCTTCCCGCCCGAAGCTCTGCGCATGCGCGCATCTGCCGGCCCTGCCCCCGCCGACCCCGCCCCCGCCGACCCAGACGACCTCGCGTCCCCGCAGCACCCGCCAGGCCTGCCCCCTTGCTGA